Proteins encoded by one window of Elaeis guineensis isolate ETL-2024a chromosome 12, EG11, whole genome shotgun sequence:
- the LOC105055721 gene encoding uncharacterized protein, with amino-acid sequence METTTAQKSLERVISQKALQISSSTPCKLWVLGFFCGVCITYLFLVSLTPFRTQPFGLVFSSSSGAVSQSSSMIYSDVGTSAKYSFAPKFSQRKYISLPEEKGTLENSQGGETLSNEEGVLMLYSAWSALLDGEDNIFVGGLQRSNVPQAPHLENCRSSVEANKHFDNHGENGSFPPWTLWKGLLGLDQMHLAHRAKFEGAYPPWIVGSDEDNFPLTRKVQRDIWIHQHPQNCNDPNLRFLVADWERIPGFGMGAQLAGMAGLLAIAVNEKRILVTNYYNRADHSGCQGSLRSHWSCYFFPETSLECQKRAFDLLKSQEAWKNGIVTVKENYTSKEIWAGRIPRIWGDPWSYLQPTTDIGGNLLTHHRKMDRRWWRAQAIRYLMRFQSEYTCGLLNMARHKAFGLQAAKMVVENLPVAWPKVVDNRSQADIERFVWSNHKPWIPRPLLSMHVRMGDKACEMKVVGFENYMQLAERIRERFPNINSIWLSTEMQEFIDKSRLYPYWNFYYTNVTRQIGNTTMAAYEASLGREISTNNPLVNFMMASEADFFVGALGSTWCYLIDGMRNTGGKVMAGYLSVNKDRFW; translated from the exons ATGGAAACAACAACAGCTCAGAAGAGTCTTGAGAGGGTGATCTCTCAGAAAGCCCTCCAGATAAGCAGCTCTACTCCTTGTAAATTATGGGTGCTGGGATTCTTCTGTGGCGTCTGCATCACCTATTTATTTCTGGTTTCTCTGACACCTTTTAGAACACAACCGTTTGGATTGGTTTTTTCGAGTTCCTCAGGAGCAGTTTCTCAGAGTTCGAGCATGATATATTCCG ATGTTGGTACTAGTGCAAAATACAGTTTTGCACCCAAGTTTTCTCAAAGAAAATACATATCTTTACCAGAAGAAAAGGGAACTCTAGAGAATTCTCAAGGAGGTGAAACACTGAGCAATGAAGAGGGGGTCTTGATGCTGTACTCAGCTTGGAGTGCTCTACTGGATGGAGAGGATAATATCTTTGTTGGGGGACTGCAGAGATCAAATGTGCCTCAAGCTCCACATTTAGAAAATTGCAGATCAAGTGTGGAAGCAAATAAGCATTTTGACAACCATGGTGAAAATGGAAGTTTTCCCCCTTGGACATTGTGGAAAGGATTGTTAGGACTAGACCAAATGCATTTGGCACACAGGGCAAAGTTTGAAGGTGCTTATCCTCCTTGG ATTGTAGGATCCGATGAAGACAACTTTCCACTTACTAGGAAAGTACAGAGAGACATATGGATTCACCAGCATCCGCAAAACTGCAATGATCCTAACCTGCGGTTTCTAGTTGCTGATTGGGAGAGGATACCAGGATTTGGTATGGGGGCCCAACTAGCTGGAATGGCGGGGCTGCTTGCGATTGCTGTCAATGAGAAACGGATTCTTGTTACAAATTACTACAATCGAGCTGATCATAGCGGCTGTCAAG GTTCATTACGGTCCCATTGGTCTTGCTACTTTTTCCCAGAGACATCTCTTGAGTGTCAAAAACGTGCCTTTGACCTCCTGAAGAGTCAAGAAGCTTGGAAAAATGGAATTGTAACAGTGAAGGAAAACTACACATCAAAAGAAATATGGGCTGGGCGTATACCAAG AATATGGGGTGATCCATGGAGTTATTTGCAACCAACAACTGATATAGGTGGAAATTTACTTACGCATCATCGTAAAATGGACAGGAGGTGGTGGCGAGCACAG gctATAAGATATTTAATGAGGTTTCAAAGCGAATATACATGTGGTCTCCTGAACATGGCTCGGCATAAAGCATTTGGCTTGCAAGCAGCTAAAATGGTTGTTGAGAATCTGCCTGTGGCTTGGCCAAAG GTGGTCGATAACAGATCTCAAGCTGACATCGAGCGATTCGTATGGTCCAACCATAAACCCTGGATTCCAAGGCCGCTTCTAAGCATGCATGTAAGGATGGGAGACAAAGCTTGTGAAATGAAGGTTGTTGGATTTGAAAATTACATGCAACTCGCAGAGCGCATCCGAGAGCGCTTTCCAAACATCAATAGCATATGGCTCTCCACAGAAATGCAGGAAT TCATTGATAAATCGAGATTGTATCCCTATTGGAACTTCTACTACACAAATGTGACGCGCCAAATTGGGAATACGACAATGGCCGCATATGAGGCAAGTCTTGGCAGGGAGATCAGCACCAACAATCCCCTGGTCAATTTTATGATGGCAAGTGAAGCAGATTTCTTCGTTGGTGCCTTGGGATCAACATGGTGCTACCTCATCGATGGCATGCGGAACACCGGAGGGAAAGTTATGGCTGGTTATCTGAGTGTCAACAAAGATCGGTTTTGGTAA
- the LOC105055722 gene encoding syntaxin-132 isoform X2 has translation MNNLMTESFERVIGRYAGEGDIESGNGFSPDARDMGMDGFFKKVGEIEKQIERITTQLHKLQTANEESQHVTKASDMKAIKQRMEKDVEEVKKIALKVKTSLEEIDRDNLINRQKPGCEKGTGVDRSRMAMTLALKTKLKERMSQFQTLRQSIQDEYREVVERRVFTVTGTRPDEQMIDQLIETGKGEQIFENAIQGHGRGQIVDTLAEIQERRDTVLELEKKLLDLQQVCCYEENRYSFTLCSWTCQCWSMHKEIC, from the exons ATGAACAACCTTATGACG GAATCCTTTGAAAGGGTCATTGGACGATATGCTGGAGAGGGAGATATTGAATCAGGGAATGGGTTTTCGCCCGATGCTAGAGATATGGGGATGGATGGGTTTTTCAAAAAG GTGGGAgaaatagagaaacaaattgagAGAATTACCACCCAATTGCATAAGCTTCAG ACTGCCAATGAGGAATCTCAGCACGTAACAAAGGCTTCAGATATGAAAg CAATCAAACAAAGAATGGAGAAGGATGTAGAGGAAGTCAAAAAAATTGCTCTGAAGGTCAAAACAAGCCTAGAagaaattgatagagat AATTTAATCAACAGGCAGAAACCAGGATGTGAAAAAGGGACAGGAGTAGATCGGTCAAGAATGGCAATGACTCT TGCactgaaaaccaaattaaaagagCGAATGTCCCAGTTTCAG ACTCTAAGGCAGAGCATCCAAGATGAATACCGTGAGGTTGTTGAGAGAAGAGTGTTCACAG TGACAGGAACAAGACCTGATGAACAA ATGATAGATCAACTGATAGAGACTGGGAAGGGTGAGCAAATCTTTGAAAATGCTATTCAAGGGCATGGCCGAGGACAG ATTGTCGATACATTGGCAGAGATTCAAGAGCGACGTGACACAGTCCTCGAGTTAGAGAAGAAACTTCTTGATCTGCAGCAAGTATGTTGTTATGAAGAAAATCGTTACTCTTTTACCTT ATGTTCCTGGACATGTCAGTGTTGGTCGATGCACAAGGAGATATGCTGA
- the LOC105055722 gene encoding syntaxin-132 isoform X1: MNNLMTESFERVIGRYAGEGDIESGNGFSPDARDMGMDGFFKKVGEIEKQIERITTQLHKLQTANEESQHVTKASDMKAIKQRMEKDVEEVKKIALKVKTSLEEIDRDNLINRQKPGCEKGTGVDRSRMAMTLALKTKLKERMSQFQTLRQSIQDEYREVVERRVFTVTGTRPDEQMIDQLIETGKGEQIFENAIQGHGRGQIVDTLAEIQERRDTVLELEKKLLDLQQMFLDMSVLVDAQGDMLNDIEAQVTNSVEHVQKATANLQEARKLQKNSRKYACFAILILLVVIIIALFAVLKASKSSM; encoded by the exons ATGAACAACCTTATGACG GAATCCTTTGAAAGGGTCATTGGACGATATGCTGGAGAGGGAGATATTGAATCAGGGAATGGGTTTTCGCCCGATGCTAGAGATATGGGGATGGATGGGTTTTTCAAAAAG GTGGGAgaaatagagaaacaaattgagAGAATTACCACCCAATTGCATAAGCTTCAG ACTGCCAATGAGGAATCTCAGCACGTAACAAAGGCTTCAGATATGAAAg CAATCAAACAAAGAATGGAGAAGGATGTAGAGGAAGTCAAAAAAATTGCTCTGAAGGTCAAAACAAGCCTAGAagaaattgatagagat AATTTAATCAACAGGCAGAAACCAGGATGTGAAAAAGGGACAGGAGTAGATCGGTCAAGAATGGCAATGACTCT TGCactgaaaaccaaattaaaagagCGAATGTCCCAGTTTCAG ACTCTAAGGCAGAGCATCCAAGATGAATACCGTGAGGTTGTTGAGAGAAGAGTGTTCACAG TGACAGGAACAAGACCTGATGAACAA ATGATAGATCAACTGATAGAGACTGGGAAGGGTGAGCAAATCTTTGAAAATGCTATTCAAGGGCATGGCCGAGGACAG ATTGTCGATACATTGGCAGAGATTCAAGAGCGACGTGACACAGTCCTCGAGTTAGAGAAGAAACTTCTTGATCTGCAGCAA ATGTTCCTGGACATGTCAGTGTTGGTCGATGCACAAGGAGATATGCTGAATGACATTGAAGCTCAG GTCACCAATTCCGTTGAGCACGTCCAAAAGGCAACAGCGAACCTACAAGAAGCAAGGAAGTtgcagaagaactcccggaagTATGCGTGTTTTGCCATTCTCATCCTTCTCGTCGTCATAATCATCGCACTCTTCGCAGTTCTGAAAGCATCCAAGTCATCGATGTGA